Proteins from a genomic interval of Epinephelus fuscoguttatus linkage group LG16, E.fuscoguttatus.final_Chr_v1:
- the cep170aa gene encoding centrosomal protein of 170 kDa isoform X7, translating into MPTKEGHMANNGIHEIPTKDTEGTATHTAAAQGHASFTIEFDNTSPGKVTIKDHVSKFTPDHHRSRSKKSGAGSGGAGGRDLSTLQAAMMASESKVADWLAQNDPTLVRSESTEDDSKSIKSDVPVHLKRLKGSKHEDGTQSDSENGLGLRFANRRHALEERLKAAHGHVGGGAVGTGGGNISVSGTRAGGSRTAFMIEFYDEENPRKRRSYSFSQTAPLQGVGGGGEGLCPQPPSHPKVFSISTSATTASDSGKVPAPIPATVTAGAPTAARVLLKQRSEDPSIGRSSASTGLATGSPTSPSEDTSCVGRGAGTAGGEAEDDHSDKGTYTIELENRNAEEEEARRMIDKVFGVQQNQDSSVLSDLKGEGKGKETGETGKEALPGDSSWVSQWASLAANHTRTDPEGSGAETAAFLHKERGTDAFESGASLSRGESSSSLTDRKRRTLPQLPVDDPRAKSSTKALGLRSEIGEKQDTEAQEKENKGDGESPTPTRDGEMTSKRKQSSTSSPSKAPLRSSGSTERRKRSEERKGGGSGEGGEKSGKPLVRQGSFTIEKPSANVNAELIPRINRGSNGRERSDSVGSMDTATLLKDTEAVMAFLEAKLRDENKLDQKSSKKGAPPRTDSISPESDVDTASTASHVAGEAERKASAGGEQKRRSLSSMHREKSNMSTTSKTSVTNASARDRLERKTKTRTSEATSRTDARRSVQPSSRARQPSLDLTDDDQTSSFPISDILSSDQETYSGPMGRSAHGRGSDDILHSKLDSRSTKTSTSGSSKTRSTLQAATTSSLSKQASLPQPRPTRASLLRRARLGDTSDTDLADADRVSVASEVSTTSSTSKPPSGRKGLSRLDMLAQPRRTRLGSISARSDSECTVTRSSTSSPRLSAETALRLGLRSSTPTENRLTPRMRANSVSKLNETKSKTTTSGYCSPTECSQPEPEGGDAEEELMVASSSRWRRLPPEYGSTSEEEFGSSRNSPKHGGRSHMRPHHLAPHRSSRLGTTVTPGSSVVTGPGGAAIKHRMKEQEEYIKDWTAHSEEIARLFPCVRRISQDLAKDLAILAREIHDVAGEIDSVSSSGTAPSTTVSTAATTPGSAIDTREEVGPARPTQPDIQESMRKLVDRVFDESLNFRKIPPVISTNKAPEINGKPVELRPRAPDSLEPRALRRRTWNREEAVLDSLLLNSVSQLSTKIRHSIDKTAGKIRILFKDKDRNWDEIESKLRSESDIPLLKTSNKEISSILLELKRVEKQLQVINVMVDPDGTLDALANLGLTSPTTPTRPLTAKTTSPSATSPGSVPPAKESLPEILPAPGGSAASARVQASSASTEETARDPPSVSLGLTGVGGLPFNRMRPSGEEAIAQK; encoded by the exons ATGCCAACCAAGGAGGGTCACATGGCCAATAACGGCATCCATGAGATTCCCACCAAGGACACAGAGGGCACCGCCACTCACACCGCTGCAG CTCAAGGTCATGCCTCCTTCACCATAGAGTTTGACAACACCTCTCCTGGGAAAGTCACCATTAAAGACCACGTGTCGAAGTTCACACCCGACCACCACAGATCTCGCTCCAAGAAGAGTGGAGCAGGTAGTGGAGGAGCAGGGGGACGGGACTTAAGCACACTGCAAGCCGCTATGATGGCATCGGAGAGTAAGGTGGCTGATTGGCTGGCGCAGAACGACCCCACTCTGGTGCGCAGCGAGTCAACGGAGGACGACAGCAAGAGCATCAAGAGCGACGTGCCGGTCCATCTCAAAAGGCTAAAAG GCAGCAAGCATGAGGATGGCACCCAGAGTGACTCAGAGAATGGACTGGGCCTACGTTTCGCCAACCGCCGCCATGCCCTCGAGGAACGCCTGAAAGCAGCGCACGGCCACGTGGGAGGAGGAGCGGTAGGAACAGGAGGGGGGAACATATCAGTGAGTGGGACCAGAGCAGGTGGCAGCCGCACGGCCTTTATGATCGAGTTCTACGACGAGGAAAACCCTCGCAAGCGCCGATCGTATTCGTTTTCCCAAACTGCACCCCTGCAGGGGGTCGGAGGTGGCGGTGAAGGACTGTGTCCCCAGCCTCCCTCTCACCCAAAGGTGTTCAGCATTTCCACATCAGCTACTACAGCCTCAGACTCAG GTAAGGTCCCAGCTCCGATACCAGCCACAGTGACTGCAGGTGCCCCCACGGCTGCCCGCGTCCTTCTCAAGCAGAGGTCAGAGGACCCGAGTATCGGTCGCAGCTCGGCCAGTACCGGGCTGGCGACAGGCAGCCCCACCAGCCCCAGCGAGGACACCTCGTGTGTTGGCAGAGGAGCAGGAACTGCTGGAGGGGAGGCGGAGGACGACCACAGCGATAAGGGGACATACACTATTGAACTGGAAAACAGGAacgcagaggaagaggaggccagGCGCATGATAGACAAG GTGTTTGGTGTGCAGCAGAACCAGGACTCCTCTGTTCTGTCAGACCTTAAGggagaaggaaaaggaaaggagacaggAGAGACGGGGAAAGAG GCTCTTCCCGGCGACTCGAGTTGGGTCTCTCAGTGGGCCAGTCTCGCTGCCAATCACACCAGGACAGATCCAGAGGGCTCAGGAGCAGAAACAGCCGCCTTCCTCCACAAAGAGAGAG GAACTGATGCCTTTGAGTCTGGTGCGTCCCTCAGTAGAGGCGAATCCTCCTCCAGTCTGACAGACCGTAAGCGTAGGACCCTCCCCCAGCTCCCTGTGGATGACCCCCGGGCTAAATCCAGCACCAAAGCTCTTGGACTGAGGTCTGAAATTGGGGAGAAACAGGACACTGAAGCCCAGGAGAAAGAGAACAAGGGAGACGGGGAGTCCCCGACTCCCACAAGGGACGGTGAAATGACCAGTAAACGGAAGCAGAGCTCCACATCCTCTCCATCCAAGGCTCCTCTCCGGTCCTCTGGCAGCACTGAGCGGAGGAagaggtcagaggagaggaaaggaggaggatcaggagaaggaggagagaagtCTGGGAAGCCTCTAGTGCGCCAGGGCAGCTTCACAATTGAGAAGCCCAGCGCTAATGTCAATGCAGAGCTCATCCCACGCATCAACAGAGGCAGCAATGGGCGTGAGCGCAGTGACTCCGTGGGCAGCATGGATACTGCTACACTCCTGAAGGACACTGAAGCTGTCATGGCATTCCTAGAGGCCAAACTAAGAGATGAAAACAAACTCGACCAGAAAAGTAGTAAAAAAGGCGCCCCCCCTCGGACTGACTCCATCTCTCCTGAGTCAGATGTTGACACGGCCAGCACAGCCAGTCATGTAgctggagaggcagagaggaaagCATCAGCTGGTGGCGAGCAAAAACGACGTTCCTTGAGCAGCATGCACAGGGAGAAGAGCAACATGAGCACGACTTCCAAGACCAGTGTCACTAACGCAAGTGCCCGTGACCGCTTGGAGAGGAAGACTAAAACAAGAACTTCGGAAGCGACAAGCCGGACTGATGCACGACGCTCTGTTCAGCCGTCCTCCAGAGCACGCCAGCCCTCTCTGGATCTCACTGATGATGACCAGACTTCTTCCTTCCCCATCTCTGACATCCTGTCCTCAGACCAGGAGACCTACTCTGGACCTATGGGGCGCTCAGCACACGGACGTGGCTCAGATGACATTCTCCATTCCAAGCTCGATAGCAGGTCTACTAAAACATCCACCAGTGGATCCTCCAAAACCAGGAGCACTCTCCAGGCAGCCACGACCTCCTCCCTGAGCAAGCAGGCCTCACTGCCTCAGCCGCGGCCCACGAGAGCCTCCCTTCTCCGCCGTGCTCGGCTGGGGGATACCTCTGACACGGACCTAGCTGATGCAGACAGGGTGTCTGTGGCTTCTGAGGTATCCACCACCAGCTCCACCTCTAAGCCGCCATCTGGTCGAAAGGGACTGTCACGACTTGACATGCTGGCTCAGCCGCGTAGGACCCGTCTGGGCTCCATCTCCGCCCGCAGTGACTCAGAGTGCACAGTGACACGGAGCTCCACCTCTTCACCCCGCCTGTCAGCTGAGACTGCTCTGCGCCTGGGCCTGCGCTCGTCAACACCAACAGAGAACAGGCTGACACCCAGGATGAGGGCCAACAGTGTGTCCAAACTGAACGAGACCAAGAGCAAGACCACTACATCTGGATACTGCTCGCCCACAG AGTGCTCTCAGCCCGAACCTGAGGGCGGTGATGCAGAGGAGGAGCTGATGG TggcaagcagcagcaggtggagaCGTCTGCCGCCGGAGTACGGCTCCACCTCAGAGGAAGAGTTTGGCTCCAGCAGGAATTCTCCAAAACACGGCGGACGCTCCCACATGCGCCCTCATCATCTCGCCCCGCACCGCAGCTCGAGACTGGGCACCACCGTGACCCCAGGCTCCAGCGTGGTGACAGGTCCGGGTGGAGCGGCGATCAAACACCGCATGAAGGAGCAAGAGGAGTACATCAAGGACTGGACGGCACACAGCGAGGAGATAGCCAG GTTATTCCCCTGTGTGCGCAGGATCAGCCAGGACCTGGCTAAGGACCTGGCCATCTTGGCCCGTGAGATCCACGACGTCGCTGGCGAGATCGACTCGGTGAGCTCATCGGGCACAGCACCAAGCACCACCGTCAGCACGGCCGCCACCACCCCGGGATCGGCCATCGACACCCGGGAAGAGGTAGGCCCTGCACGTCCCACGCAGCCGGACATACAGGAGAGCATGAGAAAG CTGGTGGATCGGGTGTTTGATGAGAGTCTCAACTTCAGAAAGATCCCACCTGTGATTTCAACCAATAAGGCACCAGAGATCAACGGCAAACCAGTGGAGCTCCGGCCCCGTGCCCCCGACAGTCTGGAGCCCAGAGCTCTGAGGAGACGCACCTGGAACCGAGAGGAG GCGGTGTTGGACAGCCTGCTGCTCAACTCAGTCTCTCAGCTTTCCACCAAGATCAGACACTCTATCGACAAAACAGCAGGAAAAATCAG GATATTGTTTAAAGATAAGGACAGGAACTGGGATGAAATTGAGAGCAAACTGCGATCGGAGAGTGACATACCACTCCTGAAAACCTCCAACAAG GAGATCTCCTCAATTCTGCTCGAACTGAAGAGAGTTGAAAAGCAGCTTCAAG TGATCAATGTGATGGTAGACCCAGATGGGACCCTGGACGCCCTGGCCAACCTGGGCCTGACCAGCCCCACCACCCCTACCAGGCCCCTAACCGCCAAAACAACTTCCCCCTCTGCCACCAGCCCTGGGTCTGTGCCCCCAGCCAAAGAATCACTGCCGGAGATCCTTCCCGCGCCCGGAGGATCAGCAGCCTCCGCCAGGGTTCAAGCTTCCTCCGCCAGCACAGAGGAGACAGCACGAGACCCCCCCAGCGTGAGCCTCGGGTTAACGGGAGTCGGAGGACTGCCCTTCAACCGCATGCGGCCAAGCGGAGAGGAGGCCATCGCACAGAAGTGA